One Edaphobacter flagellatus genomic region harbors:
- the murC gene encoding UDP-N-acetylmuramate--L-alanine ligase, with the protein MAVPVAPSGHFFFPPTQRVHFIGIGGIGMSGIAEILLTMGYPVSGSDLKRSAVTERLVGMGARVFEGHAAANVVASDVVVTSSAVSAANPEVVEARARKIPVIQRAEMLAELMRLKYGIAVAGMHGKTTTTSMVAAVLAAGGLDPTVVVGGRVNALGSNARLGNSQYLVAEADESDRSFLKLSPVLGVVTNLDREHMDCYRDMADVEDAFVQFMDRLPFYGAGTACVDNALLRGVLPRVRRRIYTYGESADADFRVSILKRDGEGFARFEVSYKGESMGPFTLHVPGRHNVLNATAAVAVGVQLGVAAELIAAGLDSFRGVDRRFQIKGVARGVTVVDDYGHHPTEIVATLNAAREAGYKRVLVLFQPHRYTRTRDLMEEFARAFGDADRVEVLDIYAASEEPIAGVTAEALVKAIGREGVKYAASMSEAVEALSKEAREGDVVVTLGAGNVSQAGPLLLERLEGK; encoded by the coding sequence TCCTGTCGCTCCTTCGGGTCATTTCTTCTTTCCGCCTACGCAGCGGGTTCATTTTATTGGTATTGGCGGCATCGGGATGAGCGGGATCGCGGAGATTCTGCTGACGATGGGGTATCCGGTTTCGGGGTCGGACCTGAAGCGGTCGGCGGTGACGGAGCGGCTGGTGGGCATGGGCGCGCGTGTCTTTGAGGGACATGCGGCGGCGAATGTTGTGGCGAGCGATGTGGTGGTGACGAGCTCGGCGGTGAGTGCGGCGAATCCGGAGGTGGTGGAGGCGCGGGCGCGGAAGATCCCGGTGATTCAGCGGGCGGAGATGCTGGCTGAGCTGATGCGGCTGAAGTATGGCATTGCTGTGGCCGGGATGCATGGCAAGACGACGACGACGAGCATGGTAGCGGCGGTGCTGGCGGCGGGCGGGCTTGATCCGACTGTCGTCGTGGGTGGGCGCGTAAATGCGCTGGGGTCGAATGCGCGGCTGGGGAATTCGCAGTACCTGGTGGCGGAGGCGGATGAGAGTGACCGCTCGTTTTTGAAGCTGTCGCCGGTGCTGGGCGTGGTGACGAATCTGGATCGCGAGCATATGGATTGCTACCGCGATATGGCGGACGTGGAAGATGCGTTCGTGCAGTTTATGGATCGACTGCCGTTTTATGGTGCGGGCACGGCATGTGTGGACAATGCTCTGCTGCGCGGCGTGCTGCCGCGGGTGAGGCGGAGGATTTACACGTATGGCGAGAGTGCGGATGCGGATTTTCGCGTGTCGATTTTGAAGAGGGACGGCGAAGGCTTCGCGCGGTTTGAGGTGAGCTACAAAGGCGAGTCGATGGGTCCGTTCACGCTGCATGTTCCGGGTCGGCACAATGTGCTGAATGCGACGGCGGCGGTGGCGGTGGGTGTGCAGCTGGGTGTTGCTGCGGAGCTGATTGCGGCGGGGCTGGACAGTTTTCGCGGAGTGGACAGGCGGTTTCAGATTAAGGGTGTGGCGCGCGGCGTGACGGTGGTGGACGACTATGGGCATCATCCGACGGAGATTGTGGCGACGCTGAATGCGGCGCGTGAGGCGGGATATAAGCGGGTGCTGGTGCTGTTTCAGCCGCACCGGTATACGCGGACGCGCGATCTGATGGAGGAGTTTGCGAGGGCATTTGGCGATGCGGACCGGGTGGAGGTGCTCGACATTTATGCGGCGAGCGAGGAGCCGATTGCGGGCGTGACGGCGGAGGCTCTGGTGAAGGCGATTGGGCGCGAGGGTGTGAAGTATGCGGCGTCGATGAGCGAGGCCGTGGAGGCTTTGTCGAAGGAGGCTCGCGAAGGGGATGTGGTGGTGACGCTGGGGGCGGGGAATGTGTCGCAGGCCGGGCCTTTGTTGCTGGAGCGGCTGGAGGGCAAGTGA